Genomic segment of Saccopteryx bilineata isolate mSacBil1 chromosome 9, mSacBil1_pri_phased_curated, whole genome shotgun sequence:
TTGAATGCTCTGAGCAAGATGCCAATCTTGGTTGTGCCAACCTCACCCAAATGCACTCACCAAAGATTAGAGATGGCACTAGAGCAGGATGACCCAAATGTCAGAGCCTGCCCAGTGCCTAGCTGGGGCCCCTCTTAGGCCCACATAGGGTCCATCCCAACACTCACCTGGTGCTCATGCTAGAGCCTGCTGGGACCAACCTCAGAGCCTACATGGTGTCTGCCTTATGCCTTCTGGAAGCCGGCCACAAGGGGTATCTGGATTTACTCTCAGAGACCTCTTGACACAGATGTGGCTCTATTACTGTTATCATGGTATCAAGCTCACTGTCAACTTATTTTGAATCATAGTGTTTACCTGGAGACAAGCTTAATGCGCACATAACACACCTCTCTCCCTAGGGCTATCTGATGCCAATAGCAAAATCTGCCGATGCTGATGACAATCTCAGCACCCACCTGCTGCTAAACTTGGTCTCCACTTGGCGGCCATGGTGGGCTAGACTagtcaatggagaaagaaagagagaggattcaaagcCCAGCTTTTTCACCTATTACCTGTGACCTCCAGCAAGTGGCTTTATGGAGTCGTAGTCTTCTTAACTTCAAAGTAAGGATGATAATGACCCAGTCTCATTCTTAAACAGATCAGTAAAATCTTGCATCCAGACTCAGTCTCCACAAATAGTATTCACCACGGGTAGCTGTCTTCATTATTAAGAATGTCAGTGAGGGAAGGACAGCAGACTCATGCATCCTTTCTCTACTTCCTCCCATAGCACCTCAAGACCCACTTCCATTCCCACACTGGAGCTTACCCAAATCTCTGCCTGCTAATAGCAGCCCTGACAAGCCAGGAATTGCCCCAAAAGGGAATTTCATGAATCTTTGCATATGACCTTTCTATTGGTGGGTAACTCAATCCCAGAAagggcaaataaaaatacagagctGGAGAGACATGCATATCCCCTGCCTACTCTCTGTTTTCTGTCCTCAGTTTACCCACATATAAAATGAGAAACCTTATCACAATAACAATAGAAATGATACAGTCATCTTAATGGGATTCCCTAAGGATCTGGGTAGAGAACCAGTGTGGCTTTCTGTAAATTATAACCCCTCAGACCATTGGGATATATTTTTGTACTATATGTTGGTTGTCATTACAATTTCCCAGGTCCCGGTCCATCCTCTTgtcatctagaccagtggtccccaacgtttttcaggccacggactggtttaatgtcagaaaatattttcatggaccggcctttagtgtgggacagataaatgtatcacatgaccaagacaagcgtcaagagtgagtcttagattgatgtaacagagagaatctgttcattttttaaaaacaaaacatcattcagacttaagtataaataaaatggaaataatgtaagttatttattctttctctgtggaccggtaccaaatggcccatggaccggtaccggtctatggcctgggggttgggaccactgctctaaccaaccaagctatccagccaaagCTTGTTCTATGACTTTTAGTAAATGCATAGAATTGTGTAACcccaaatgtattttttattgatgaCCTTAAGAATATAACTTAAAAtgccctagatcagtggtccccaacctattttgggccacggaccggtttaatgtcagaaaatattttcacggaatggcctttagggtgggactgataaatgtatcatgtgaccaagacaagcatcaacagtgagtcttagagggacgtaacagagggaatctggtcattttttaaaataaaacattgttcagacttaaatataaataaaacagaaataatgaaagttatttattctttctctgcagaccggtaccaaatggcccatggaccggtactggtttgtggcctgggggttggggaggactCGTCTATACCATGAGTTACACTTCTCCAGTTCTGTGGCAGGTTGCACTGAAATTCGACTCTGGTCTTCTATTCTATTCTGTAGGATAGACAATTGTTGACTTCTCAGCACGACCTTGCTTTGACATTCCAATGAAGATTCTGGGAATCAAGAAGCAGTACTTCGTCCACAACAAAAGCAAGTCAAGGTATGAAGTCATGAGCTAATTTTACAATCCAGCTtaacttttcatatatttctccTCCCTAGGAAGCCTATATCCACTGCTGGAGTACTTTTTACTTCAAGCCCCTCAAATCTGTTCCCTGGAATCTTCCATTCTGAGACCTTGAAACCTATGTCTCTCTTAAGTAAAAGACCTCCAAATCCACAGTTTCACAACCTCATTTCAATGCCCCTAAAACTTTGATTCTTCTCTACTGAAACCCTAAAATCCAGAAATTTGCTGTCTAAGAAGACACCAAATCCCAAGCTCAGGGGCTCACTTCTATAAATATTCCAGAATCTTCAATTCTGAAATTTGTCTACTATTCTTCCAACTCCACAGCCCTGAACTAGCTCCTCGGGAGAGGCCACAAATTCAGTCCTGGGCCCACTTCCTACTCATCTGCCCTGGagtctcttcttcctctgttgcTGGCTACATCCCAAGGTGGGTGTGAGCAAGGCTGAGGGTGTAATTGGGAAGTGAAATGAGACTCTTATATAATCAGGACTGTTACATAATCAGGTGAAATGAGACAGTTACAAAATCTGCCCTTCCCTTCCAAGTAGTATAAAGGCAAACCATTCCAGCAATCAGCGTTTGACCGTCACTGTTAGTAGCATCATGATGGTCTCAGGGCTGCTTCTGGTGGCTTTGCTGGCCTGCCTGACTATAACGGTCTTGATGTCTGTCTGGCGGCAAAGGACGTTCTGGAAAAAGCTGCCACCTGGTCCCCCTGCATTGCCCTTCATCGGGAACTACCTGCAGCTGAACACAGAGCAGATGTACAACTCCCTCATAAAGGTAATACAAAGCATAGAGATGGGTGGTAAGGTGGCTCTAGATCATTGTGGCAAGGTATTGGCAAGGTTGGATGGAAATCTTAGTTAGGGGGAGAGTTGAAGTTTTAGCGTCAGGCTCTTAGCCAAGAAAAATCAGATCTTAGGATGTTCAGTCCCTTGATTGTCAGAGTCTGGGAAAAGTGAATCCCAGTCCAAGAGGTCTGAGTACAAAGCCAGTTCAGAGTTGGGGCTGCTCCCTCTAACCACCCCATCTCCTCCATCAGATCAGTGAATGCTATGGTCCAGTGTTCACGGTCTACCTGGGCCGACGGCCGGTTGTGGTGCTGTGTGGATATGAGGCTGTGAAGGAGGCTCTGTTGGACCAGGCAGAGGAATTCAGTGGGCGAGGCATGCAGGCTACCCTTGACTGGCTCTACAAAGGATATGGTAAGGAGGACCCTGGGTAGGAAAATGTTGTCAAGCATACTTgatggcctcagtttccccagcattCATCTCCCAACTCACCCACTCACTCAAGGTTGTGGAGAAGTCCTTCCTCGGTCtcctctgtccccatccctgtttatcttttgtcatttttagcTTATCTTAGTGTTTCTGCATCTCTCTGCTTCACTCTGCCCATCTCCCAGTTCTCTCTCGCTAGacatctcttctttctctgtatctcttagAAGCTCTTGGGATTTTTGCTTTGGTACCTTTTTCCTCTATCTCCAtgtgtctttttgtctttttgtctttctcagcttctgtactttccatgtttctctctccctttccctgcctttccttttcctctgtcttAGAATCTCACATTGTTTCTGCTTCAAAATCTCTATGCCACCGTCTCCTGGTAACAGTGCTCCTCTCTACAGACCCTCTTTGTGtctctgtatgtatttttttcttttctcctgctctGTTTAAAAATCCTTTCCAATTTTTACTTCTACCTCCTAGGTctctacatctctctctctccctcctctatctctttctctctgtcttcatgTGAGTGTTCCTGCATCTCTGTTTCTTTGTGCATCTGTCTTGCCccttttcttctgattttcttccaactgttttctatctctttttgtatttctctgattttaagtgttttctctctctctctctctctctctctctctctctctctctttacctccacTCCCTTTTAACCGGCCCCTCTCTGCTCACTCTCAAATCCTACACGCCTCCCCCAGGTGTGGCGTTCAGCAGTGGAGAACGCGCTAAGCAGCTCCGTCGGTTCTCCATTGCCACGCTGCGGGACTTCGGCATGGGCAAGCGAGGCATCCAGGAGCGCATCCAGGAGGAAGCAGGCTTCCTCATCGAGGCCCTTCAGGGCACACGTGGTGAGCTGGGGACCCCCGAGTAGAGAGCAGTAAAACACCCTACACTGAAACTCGCATTCTGGTTTGGAAGGGAACTAGGCTGTGGGAGGGTTTTCTAGAATTTTCGGACTGGCATCAGACCAGCAAGTGGAATCTCCCTTAAatcctttctctcccccacccacctcgCCACCCAGGTGACTTCATCGATCCTACCTTATTCTTGAGCCAAACCGTCTCCAATGTCATCAACTCCATTGTGTTTGGAGATCGCTTTGACTATGAGGACAAAGAGTTCCTGTCAATGCTGAGCATGATGCTGGGAATCTTCCAGTTCACAGCTACACCCACAGGACAGGTAACCGGTCCCAACTTGGCTCTGTTGTTACTTTGACACAACTGCTCCCCTGCAACGACACATGTGGCCCAAACTCCTATCTTCCTCCAGACAGAGTCTCCTCAAAACCAGCTTTCTCATTTGGGCAACTCATCAGTTGTGCAGGAACCCAAGATAGGTGCCCAATATCCAGGCTTCAATACGTAAATATCTCAACTAAAACTCCcactacagaaaaagaaagggaaagaagggaaaggaaaggaaggaaaagaaaagaaagggaaagtaaaggaaaacaagagaaggaatggaaaaagaagggaagaaaaagcaaggaaaaggaaaagaaagaaagaaagaaacctagaTAGGTGTCCCAATCCATCTCATCCAATTTCTTGGACTGGGGCCCTCATACTTAACTCATGAAAACTAAGACCTGGACAGGTGCCTTTAACCAGTACTTCCCTTGCCAAAGAAAGGTCCAACTCCAGCTGTCCTCTTCCTTACTTCTCTCCCACCCTCAGCTCTATGAGTTGTTCTTCTATGTGATGAAACACTTGCCAGGACCACAGCAACAGGCATTTAAGGAAATGAAGGCACTGGAGGACTTTATAACCAAGAAGGTGGAGCAGAATCAACGTACACTGGATCCCAACTCCCCTCGGAACTTCATTGACTCCTTCCTCATCCACATGCAGGAGGTACATGTCAGCAGCCAGTGCAGAGAGGTCTCAGGCCAAGAAGAGGGAAATCCTGCTGGAGGTAGGGAAGAGCAGAGGCTCATTCAGATTACTCCTTCCCATCATATTAATCGTCACAACCTAAATTATAATTGACCATCAGTGTTGTCTCTACTAAGCCCTTATCCATGGGCAGCACTTCTGTGTACAAATCATAATAACAAGCACATCTATAACAGTATTGAGCACTAGGCTCTGTTTTAGGAACTTTACCATAATCACTCTTTTAACACTCACACCAGCTCTTGGAGGAGGCTCTACTATGACTTCAATTATAGCAATGAGGTAACTGAGGCCAAGAGTGTATAACAGCTATGCCTCAGATCACACAGTGAGAAAGCAGTTGAACCTAGCTCAGACACAGGTCTCTCAGACTCTAAGGCCAGTACATTCAGCCACCATGCTCTTACCTTTCATATCAGAAATGCCGGTGTGAACAGGTGACCTAACTTTACTATATGAACTTGGAGGGTCCCTGCCCAAATCTGGATGTGGATCTCCTTTCtgtgaagaaaggagatgggactTTACAGAATATGAAGTTCAAGGTAAAAGGATCATGAAGTGGCTTCAACAAGATTTTTACTGAAAGAATAGGATGCTGTTACTTAAAATTCTGTTTCTGTGTCAGAAAATGTCTCCTCAGCTTTCTGACATATTCTATCATGTTCTCTCTATCCTTTGCACTCactgtatctctctctgttcctccacTTCTAGGTTTTCCCACAATTAAAAAGTGACAACTAAGCTGGTAATTAAAGAATAGATAATCTGCTGGGTAAAGAATGTGAAAAGACCATTTTGTGCAGAGCCAGGAGCTGGGGCAAAGGCCTGACAGAATTAGGCACCTCTTCCTAATTTTGGTCTGGTCTACAAGAGATGGGTATAGGGAAAACCCCAGAAAGACCCTGAAAGCATGGAGGAGTGGGCTTGGCCTGAAGCAGTCTCTCCTTGCAGGAACAGAAGAACCCCAACACAGAGTTCAATGTGAAGAACCTGGTGATGACAGCACTTAGCCTTTTCTTTGCGGGTACCGAGACAGTCAGCACAACCCTGCGTTATGGCTTCCTGCTGCTCATGAAGCACCCAGATGTGGAGGGTAAGGCTAGAGGGAGCAAGGATTGAGGGCCACAGACCCTCAAAATTTCTCTGGGCCCACTGCAATGTTCGCACTTCTCTCAAATCCCTGGACCCTCAGACACACACTGCTAACCAGAGCTGAGGTGATGATATTCAGCTAATAGGCACCAGCCAAGTTTCATCAGCTGTTAAAATATTGAAGATATCTGAACTGACTGATAAATGAGTGTTGCATTGAGCCCACTGGGTGCCTATTACATGCCCCTCCACTCCTCCCTCAGAATTTCCCCCCAAATCTGGTGCAACCAGGTTAACAGTACCCTGCACCAACAATGCTTAGAACCAAACTGTTTTGAATGACCTACAGTATGTCACACATGGATGTCATGCATGTAATACATCCAGTTATACATATTTGACATATTATTCTCATGTCAAGACCCCTAAATACCTAAAAATATGCCTCTTTATTCcccagccaaggtccatgaggaGATTGACCGGGTGATTGGCAAGAACCGTCAGCCCAAGTTTGAAGACCACGCCAAGATGCCCTACACAGAGGCGGTGATCCACGAGATCCAAAGATTCGGAGACATGCTCCCCCTGGGAGTGGCCCGCAGAGTCACCAAGGACACCAGGTTTCGGGATTTCCTCCTCCCCAAGGTGCTGCTTTTGCCCAACTTAGCTGGACCTCTAACCTGCTCCCTGTTACCCAGCACCCCATCTTCCTGAGAATCTTCCCAGCCCCTGTCTCCCTACCCCAACCAAAGACTTACTCCATCATGTGTCCCTTCAGAGACACTCAAAATTCATACCTTCCCAAGGCCTCTTGCCTCAGGGAATATGAACCCCATGTCCCCCAAAACTCCTGTCTCAAGAGACATGAACCTCACTTCCTCAAGACTTCCTGCCTCAGGGACACAGTTCACATGTCCCCAAACATCCTTCTTTAGAGACATGAACCCCTCGTCCCTCAAGCCTTCTGCCTGAGGAGACACAGACCCCATGTTCCCCAAATTTCCTGACTCAGGAATGTAGATGTCATGCCCCTGTACGTTCCTCCCTCAGAGAGGAccctgcctctcctgcctcccactcCTTCTCACCTAGAGCATCCGAATCCTCCCTTTAAACCTGTGCACTTTCAGCGTACCCTTTCTCCCTCCACTGTATCAAATGCCCTTTCTTCTCCCCAACAGGGCATTGAAGTGTTTCCTATGCTGGGCTCTGTGCTAAAAGACCCCAAGTTCTTCTCAAGCCCCAGAGATTTCAACCCCCAGCATTTCTTAGATGAGAAGAGGCAGTTTAAGAAGAATGATGCTTTTGTGCCCTTCTCCATTGGTAAGAGACCACTGTCTGTTGCCAAGACACCAGTTACAGCAACAAGGAACCTCTATCATCCCAGCTCCTTTCTCTGAGGTGTAGCATAGTATCTTCTTCTGTTTGGAAGTCCCTCTAATGATCCCCTCTATATCCAACCAACTGCAATCCCCACAACTACTAAGGTCTTAagcctagaagaaaaaaaaaagaggagtgatGACTGTACCCATTTCAGGGATGGTAAAAATCACTCATAGTGAGTCAGAGACTTGTCAAAGGTCACTTAAATTCCTCATTCCTGAGAAGGAGATGATAGCACAGTGGCCGTATTGGGGTGCTTGAGAGAAAGGGTCATCTAACATTCCCATTGCTACAGCTTGGTATAGTATTCCCCTCCATCCCATGTACATGGGAAAGTGAGGCTCAAGCCACGTTATTCTATCCCCTCCTCCCTGGGAGAATACAGCTGGGCATTGGGAGAGGAGACAGGTGGCCATGAGAGCAAGcttcattcctgtctttctcGCCCTGTCTTTTCAGGAAAGCGATACTGCTTGGGAGAAGGCCTGGCTAGAATGgaactctttctcttcctcactgTCATCATGCAGAACTTCCGCTTCAAGTCCCCACAGTCACCCCAGGACATCGATGTGTCTCCCAAACACGTGGGCTTTGGCACCATCCCACCAACCTACACCATGAGCTTCCTGCCCCGCTGAATCAGAGCTGCCACAGCGCAGAGCTAGtgggaggaggaaatggagaggGCGGAGCCTtagaggggcaggagggagaggctAGAAGGAGCAGTGGAGCTAAGGATGGGGCTGGATTGGAGGAAAGAAAAGTGCAAGGTGaatagaagaggaaggagaaacagaAGGGTTGTGTGTTCACCTTATTACAGAGATAAATCCTTCAGTgctgggaggagggaaagggaaaccTTACACTATACTgtgaatgataataataatagaagccatttttttattgagaaaatactCTGTGTCAGCTTTTTGCAAAAAGCGTTGCACTTTCACCTCCCGTAATGCTTACAACCTATGCGACCAGAATTGTGTTCATAAGCATTTTACTGGTTACACAGCTGAAGGTCAGAAAGTTTAAGTCTCTACGGAGATTCCACAGAACACAGTAAGAGCCACCACCatggctgatttgctcagtggagagagcgtcagcTCAGCCTATGGATGTCCGGAGTTGGATTCCCTGTTAGGGCACGCAAGAGAGATAACCATCGCTTCTATCccactttctcttctccttctctccctcttctcttcccacagccagtggatgGATTTGTTCAAGAGTtgaccctgggctctgaggatagctgggttgttctgagtgtcagcctcagtcactaaaaatagctccattcaGCATGGCCTCACATAGGGATTACCTAGTTGACCCCAGTCTGGGTGTATGCatgagtttgtctcactatcttccctcctctcacttaaaagaaaaaaaaaactcatcttGTCCTGAACACAGGGATGGCTGTACTTAGCCCATTGTCTTTTGAGTAGATTTATAAGGCATCCATTCCTCAAGGAAAAaacttattatattattatacagTATGAACAGCGCTGTCCGAGGATTTTTCCAGAGTCATGGCAGGCAGCTGAGCTGGCCTCACTACATACACTTGCCCAGTCATTCACACTCTAAATGCCAGGTCATCCATCATGTCCCCACCAAATAAGATGGGATCTGATCAGAATGAGATGGAGAAGAATAGTCAGACCTTTTAGTGAACTGAGTGTGGGAGAGAAACACTTCAGTGAATGCTGGGAGAACTTTGGTCGTGTCACAGCCACGTAcaattgtgtgtgtgcacatgcaagTACATGATTGTGATTGTATGTCCTTTTGAGTGTATGCATGAAATCAGTTACTATGAATTTCTAAAGGTTTGTCTCTGTCTGGTGAATTAGGGGTTTGCTGTAAGACCCAGTTGAGAGTCTCAATCGCCTGCTTACTCTCAGATAAGTCAGTATATTTCCATTTAGATGGGCATCCTCAAGCAGTGCACAATCTGACCATTCAGACACATCAGTCTTAGATTTGTGTTTCTGGTGCTACATGGACCCCCCCCCCTACCAAAAAATTGCTACACTTGGAGGACCAGTGATTGAGATCAAGTGAGAGAAAAAATCTGGTCCTCTGTATCCTGAGACTTTTATAACAGGCTATGATTCTTGTTTCTCAATTTCCATTGTCCTAAGTTTAACAACTTAGGTTTTGTGAGCTGGCTGTTTCTTGCTTATTGGAAAAGGATAGGAATAGATCTATAGGGTCACACCCTGTATTATTATAAACACGCTTTTTAACAATCCAGTGTCAAAACCAAACTTCCTCCTTCCATATGCATGTCACTTTAAGAGGCATCTAGAAACCtcaagtgcccaattctacaacacatccctGTATACACCCCAGTAAAATtcaatttatacatacatacatacatacatacatacatagtatTTTGAAACAGTGATCCTTGGATGCAGAACATTTGTGCCTCTATTGAAGTTTCAGGCCTAAATCAGATGGAGCCTCTGCCCCCAGAAGAACCCTGAAGGAGATGGTGATTTTCAGAAGCAGTATTTTGGAGAAAGGAGGTAGAAGAATGAAAATTCAGATGCCCTAACACCACTGACTCAAACTCATAATGTTCCAAGTCTGGTTGCTTTCAGGACTTGTGCAAATCTGTTCATGCACAGATACACACAAATACTGTACATGTATGGTGAAGCAGTGCTTTTTGTACCTCATTAGAAGcactctaatatttttttattctcttctttttattcctttaaaaaaaaagctagttgTGACTCACTGAGTTGCACAATGATTTATAAAAGTGCTGTTAACATTGTCTAAAATGTCTTTCCTGCCCTTTTTGCTGAGATTAAGGACTGTTGTGATGGCAATACTGACAAAaataacaaggaaagaaaaaggaaagtttttTGTCCTTTTATCAGAGTTTCATTTCCCTTTAATAGTCCAGCAAGATTCagcaagaaatggagaaaaatggtTTGCAGGGTTCCTCTAAAAGTATCACAAAGCAAACTAACAGAAAGTTGGTTTCAAAGCTTAATACCTAACACAGTATATACTGGCTACTTAGCATCCTCTTCAGAATCTCTTccaggaaatagaaaataagaaaacacttcTTATCTTATTTTAAGAGGCCAGTATTTTCCTAATgccaaaataaaacaatgatagcACAAAAAACaaagctacagaccaatatctctcataaaTGCAAATACAAACATTCTCAATATTAGCAATTGCATC
This window contains:
- the LOC136312663 gene encoding cytochrome P450 2A13-like; protein product: MMVSGLLLVALLACLTITVLMSVWRQRTFWKKLPPGPPALPFIGNYLQLNTEQMYNSLIKISECYGPVFTVYLGRRPVVVLCGYEAVKEALLDQAEEFSGRGMQATLDWLYKGYGVAFSSGERAKQLRRFSIATLRDFGMGKRGIQERIQEEAGFLIEALQGTRGDFIDPTLFLSQTVSNVINSIVFGDRFDYEDKEFLSMLSMMLGIFQFTATPTGQLYELFFYVMKHLPGPQQQAFKEMKALEDFITKKVEQNQRTLDPNSPRNFIDSFLIHMQEEQKNPNTEFNVKNLVMTALSLFFAGTETVSTTLRYGFLLLMKHPDVEAKVHEEIDRVIGKNRQPKFEDHAKMPYTEAVIHEIQRFGDMLPLGVARRVTKDTRFRDFLLPKGIEVFPMLGSVLKDPKFFSSPRDFNPQHFLDEKRQFKKNDAFVPFSIGKRYCLGEGLARMELFLFLTVIMQNFRFKSPQSPQDIDVSPKHVGFGTIPPTYTMSFLPR